In Cryptomeria japonica chromosome 5, Sugi_1.0, whole genome shotgun sequence, the genomic window atgaaaaggtatacctcatatctgcaatgactgataatgatgctttgcttcttgaatggtatcacatatgttgtatgaaatgacatgaacatgacaaaaccctaacacacatgttTGCAACTAaatgatgtaaagttgctccacaatagatagatgaagaatatgcaaccttgaagacctctagaaatgcttgagatgaatacttcaatgcttgaatgcttgattgcttgattgtaGTGCTCTCAATTTCACCATATATCTCCCTTATATCCAAAATGAGAGgtgaagacctccttatatacttgcccatcttCAAACATATTAATTTCTGACACAGGCCGACATGAAACAAGGTTTCCCGCTCAAAATTTGGATAGGGCAAAGGGTTTAAATtagggcccaattagggaggaccaagacGCTACTccctggtcctagtgaggaccaaggcactaCTCCTcgatcctaccctattttgggttaggattaAAGGTCCTAGTAGGGTGAAATGTGATATAAAGGCCATTATTGCATGATACAAGCATAAATGGGTCCTAGTTAGGCACATGAATgagaaacactaaggtgagggccccaaatgtggtcaaaattgcaaagggtgcaattttaggatgctacaatctgATGTCATGTTTCCTCATATTAGAAACATGTACCGTTGAAACTTCTTCTACCTCTTCCACAAGAGTACTCTCCTCTTCCTCTAGGGAAGTATCCTCTTCCTTTACCTTCCTACGTGCTTGCAGTTGATGTGTTTGCTTCTTCTTGCGCCTCTACCACTATTTGTCTATCCTCTTCCTCACAAAAATCTACCTCTACCCTGAAAGTTAATTTATTGCTTCCTATTgactttctcttccaccttcaagGCATATCGGTATGCCTCTTCTACACTATGCATATTGATCACTTATTTCATCTTGGATGAATATGTGCAAACCATTCAAGTATCTCAAAACTTGTTCAGTATCATCTCCGACATGATCAACCCTTAATCGATAAAACTCTTCGGTGTACTCCTCAACAGTGCTCTCCTTTTGCTTCAATTTTTGGGGTTTCCTGAACAAATTGATTTGATAGTTCGCCAACAAAAACTTTGGTTTAATTTGTCACCATTTGATCCCACGATCTAATTTTATCCTTTCCTCTTCGTTTTCTATTTGTTTGTAGGTGATCCCACAATAGGGATGTGTGCCCCTTCAATTTAGTGTGTGTACTTGACCTTATAATCTTCTTCTATGTTTTCATACTAAAAGTATTTATCCATTTTGCTAATCCAATCTAATAACTCCTCTACATTTAAACTACCTTTGAAGCTTGGAGGATCAAATCAAGAGTTTATCTTGGTGATAGTCTTGAGAAATCTCTCTTCTCTTGGATCGAGCCTTGGTTGATTCACTTCTTCACCTCCCTCAACAACCtgctcttcctcatcttcattgaTGTCTTTTGTGTGGACTCCTCTACTCTAAGTCATCTCCATTGTGTCCAATCATGTTGCAAGATCTCTTATTGCCTCTACATTACTTCTTACTACCTCTATAAGTTCAAGCTCCATGCCTTTGGGCCCTCTTCCTCTCTAGCCCCGTCCTCTATAAGCCATATGGCTACCCTAGGCAATCTACAGGTTCTCTTCACAACACAATCAGACCTACTCTAAGAACAAAAACCCAGTTCCTTACTAGGCTAAGGAAACTGCAACCAACAACTAAATAATTTCAATTCAATCAAATTGATATTCAACACAAATAACACAATTTTAAGAGTCCTTAAAACATTATTATGGTTGCAAGAAATCATTTTACAAAATTGAGAATTGTCAAAGTCCTTTAACATATGAACTTTATATTTCTCTAAAGGGGAAACGTACCAGTGGTGGTTATAGCTAACTTTGTACACCCACGGATCCTAAACAGTACTTCGAATTTCAACCCTTTTTTGTTGTCTCAGtatgcaacttaactgcttataTAGCTAAAGTTCTAGTTTTTGGTTCTTTCTTGCACCTTTTTCCCACGCGGCCTCCAACCAACCCTACACACTATGCTCTATTCTCCAATCACGAGCCAGGTCCTGGCTCCTCAATCGGTCTTTCGACGGCCAAAACTTTCCTTCCTATATGCCATAAGCAGACTTTACTCTTCCTCCATATCTCTGTTAATACACAGCTAGCTACGCACcccctctttttcttctctttcaccACACATTCCTTCCTACTTTCCGCATGCAACCTTTGTCTTCTAGTTTTTTCATTTTTCTCACGCCAAAACAACCTTGCAACTTCCATGACATGGCAAAATGGAACCTCTGACTTGGTTGCCcctgtctcttccttgctcaactACGCTTCCAGACTTTTAGACAACAATCCCAAATACGTTAATAAAATGGAGTTATTTCGTTTTCTCTTCTACATTAATCGCTccttatgaatttgattttgattgcATAATCTTTTGATCAACGCAGAATTGCAGAGGGAAATACTGAAACTTACTTTAGAAGAACAAATTTGACAAATTCACAATATCCAAGCTATGAAAATTAAAACAACCAAATGAAAAACAAAACAACCCCGACTTAACATTTAAAAGTAAATTGTGTTTTGTGTTGATGCCCAGATGCTCCAGTATCTATTTATGTATCTACATCTACAAAGCCAAAGTTATTTTTGCTTCTATGTAATCAAATTGACATATTTCAGCAATTACAGATTTACCTTTCCAATTCCGTCGAGCTCCTTTACTTTCAGGTGGATTTTATCATTTCTAAAAACACTATGAAGTCCCACTCATAGAaaaacatttaatgcatacaagaaaatcaattaaaacatttacaACACACTTTACTAGCTCTATTGGAGAAGGGTCATAAATCGCATACAATATAAATTAGGGGTTTCATAGATATTATGTCCTCTCAACCCTCCATGCAAATTCATATTACCTCTTCCCTGTCAGCTACTATTGGTTTACACCTATAATCCTAGGTATATAAGCCTCTCTAGTGCAAATAGTTGAAGAATAGTATAAAGCCAATGAACACAAATATACTCATAAGAGAACACATCTCACAAAAACTTATACCATAAAAATCACATTGCAAAAAAAATTCTCACTCAAATGCataatcaaaataatacataaaaacgTGACATCGTATATAATCATCATTAAATGATAGTACTAAATCGCTGGGATGAAAGTAGCTAACATTTCATAGTCACAAGAGAATTGATGAAATTGGAGGGATCAACATACCTCAATCACATAATTTCTTATGTCTTACACATTCCTATAGCCATGGCCACAGAGAGTGTGATCATAGCGGATTACTAATATCACAAAACATGATAACAAACATGTCATGCAATCTTCATAATCATAACCATGACACTCAAGTGCCTACACTCAAAAAAAACATCACAATAGCCAAGCATGGCCCTTACTACAAACATCAATTCATAGATATAACAATGATCATAAACATCCTAATCCATCTTTGAAAATAGTCCTAAAAATATGCCAAGATATGACCATCATAGAGCCTCAAGGTAAAACAAGAGACATGAAACCTCTATCCTACATAGAATGTTTGGAATGGTTTAATTCCTCTTATTAAGACTATAATTGACGAACTAAGTATGTAATCTTCATCTTATTTATAGATCAAAAGTTCTGGGATTAAAATGCACCTGTCCCACAAATGGAATCACTAAGATCAATTTGTTCATGAAAAGTTCTGGTTAAGACTGTTTTGCACTCCAAGCTCTTCCTTTAGCTAGAGGGCAACATATTACATCACTGATTCCATCATGGAGATCCCATAATAAGGAATTCGCCTACATAATATTCGATGATCCCAAAAAACTGGTTCTCAAAAGTCATTGCTAAGTACTGCATCTTGCaatatatactttcatattatgaTAAATATATCCCTCAAATTGCTTAATTTCACAACTTAAAGAATTAGTAGTATCAAGACCTTCATAGACTTGGACAACCTTCTCAGTGTCTATTTATCTAACTTTAGTATTCCCTGTTGAAAAACATACAATAGGCTATGCAGCACGTCTGTGTATAAAACCTGACTAtagaaatttataaataaaaactaTCTAAATTGATATCCATAAATTGATTTTAAGTAccatttgaatttattttttcaagATTAAACTCAAAGCTGAAATTTGATGTGGCAAATTCTTGTGAAACATCAATTTATATAGCAAAGCAGTTAGAAACAAGTGTATAGTATTTTGTGTTTTCAAAATATATGTTGAATATCAAGCCATAACAAAAAATAATGGAGGAGATCTCAGGGCTTTCAAGTACTTGTAAGGATCATGCAACTTATGATAAAATGCACACTCCATCTGATACAATTATGTCTGTAAGAAAAGTACATAGCTTAATTGTGTGACCGTAATAACTGCATTTATTTTCAGAAATCCAATCAAATACAAATCAAAATCATATTTTACAAATTAAATCTTGGTCGTACCTGCACAGCATACAACCTGAAACAGAATGAACTCCAGCTGAACCAGTTCCATGGAAAATAGTAATCTTTTTTCTGTAAGCAATGACATTTTAAAAGAAATTCAATCCAAATGAGTCGAAACAAAAAATTGCTTCCTGAGTATTTTTTCCCTTAAGAATCGTTGTTGCAATGGAATGCTGGCTCAAACATTTTATCCTTGCTGTAATGGAATTCTGCTCCAAGCCTTTAATTGTGCTCATATGAGCATTATAGGTACAAATCTTTGCATTGATCTCCTTACAGGATCAGAAGCTTTGAATTCTCTGTGTAGAATGGGAGCAAAGCCTCGGTAGCACTAGTACAACAATATCCATTTAGTTCATCAACCATTTCTTCTGTACCATAATTGAATGAGGATCCCATATAGCTCCACTGATCTATAAGAAGAATAAATTTCTTTCCCATCTTATTAATTGAAGAATTCTAATTTACAGTTTACTTCAATAAGCAGTTCTTTGATCTGTCCACTACAACATAGTTCGTAATTCTGTTGCTTGCATGAGGAACCGACCAAGCCTGTAAAATAACTGTAGCAGAATGGGCTTTCAATTGTAAAAGTTGGGCTAGGAGAAGACGATTGAATTATTTCCTTGCTGTAATTGGTTTTATTTGCAAATGGAGATGGAATTTTGTTAGATAGAAAGAAAAGGAACCAAATTATACATTTTATAAAGGGAAAATTTACGAACTCTATATAGAGGTTGTGTAACAGATATTAGCTTGGAAAAATCAATGAAAGAGTTCCTTTTGAACACCTGGGAATGGTACGAGCTTCTCAAAGTGTAATCCGAAGCACTGTCAGCTTTGTATAATTTCTGTCTTCAGTTCAGTCACCTTTACACAGATTCTGTACCCCCATTCTCTTTGGGGCCATCTTCATTAACTTTGGGTTTCAGAGAAGAAAACGAGTTTTGCTTGAGAGGAACTTTATTACCTATAGATTCGTGGGTTTCATGGAGGTTAAGGTATGTATAAACGGTCATTGCACCAAGAGCCACCGTTGCACCACAAATGCTTGAAAATCCAGGATTATTATGAAAGAGAAGAAAGCCTCCAAGAAGAATCACACAGGTCTTGAACTGTCCAAGCACAACATGCGTAGTAGCTGAAGTAGCACTGCAAGATGATTTGAAATATAAGAGATTCAGGGCATGCATCTGAGGAATAGACATGATTTCTTCTAAAATCATTTACTATGAAAGTTCTTACCCAAGTGCTAAAGCACCAGACCATTGAAGCAGAAATCCCAGAACTGCAGAGAAAATAATGGCCAATATATTGGGGAGATTCCAATCAAACGATAGTAAACCAGGAGGATCTAACCATGGCATTCCAGCAACCAAGGAAAAGATGGTTATGGGTGTTGTTTTCCACATTAATCTGCTCAGAATTTTACACAATCATATATGCAAAGGCTTAATTTATGCAATCGACttattcattttcattaaaaagcaAGTCTTGTCTGAGAACATTAACTGTGCAATGGCTACTTCTGTCCTAGCATGATTAGTGAGAATTTCAAACAAATACTTACGCAAGTGCTGTCCAATTGTCTTGCTGCTGCAGATTTGACCATAAAATTTTGTTTGCAGCACTTGGCATTATCCATGCTAAGGACACCAAAGCACCAAATAAGTTGAATTGCAAATCTGTTACAGTTGCAACAGCCACTCCCACAGAAACAACTGTCAATGCCAGTACCTGAGAAGTGTGAAACAAAGTTTCTAAATCCTCTATCAATGGAAACGAAATAAACTTGTCAAATAATTTGCAGAAAAGGATCAAAGAAGTGGTTGTATTTGGcaaaagaatgaatgaagaaaaccttctGCATAGAAACTCTCTTCCCGAAAAGGAGAAACTCTGATAGTACGATAGTGGGAGTGACAGCAATCTTAGCCATCTGATAAAAGCCCACACTATGACCCAAATGATAAGAAGTTAAAGTTTTGTGCAGGGCTGTAATTGACATACCAAATAAAAAAGGTATAAATAATGTAGCACCTGTTGTACTTTAAACTGACATTTGCAAGGCCATTGGAAAATGCCATTATCACCCCCAAAGCAATCAGAGAGGAAAATGGTGTTGCCTTTGCTGGAGGTGATGCAGGAAGCAGAGAGAAGGCTCTAAGAGAGGCCAATAAGAGCCAGCTTAGCGTATAGTGAACCAGTGTGAGAAAGATGGGGTAATTAAATCCCACCTTTCCAAGCAACTGCAATCACAATATAAATAGCTTTAAAATAACATCAGTTTCTTGTGCCAATTTATAGAACCACAAAACCAAGACCATCACACCCACCAGTCAGTTTAGCATAGTTAATTTCCTGCAGCATAATGTAAAATTTTGAAAACCATCTACTGTCAACACAACAAGTGTACAAAAAAAGAGCTTACCAATTTGTTCATCATAATAATGCTAACTGCAACTATAAAGTTGAAAGTTAGGGCTACTGTTGGAGTGCAAACCCTTTGCTGCAGCCGTTTTGCTCCTTCTGCAGTACGGAATTCACTGAATAAAGATGAGCGCAAATCTTCCAATGCCCGTCCTGCCACAGAACATATGGTTACATAATGTTTAAGATGAATCAAACAAGTGTTTATCTGAGTTTATAAAAAAGGGACAGGTTTCAGGGACTGCAATTATTTTTGTGAATTTTGGGGATGGTGAGGAGACAGCAAGGGCACATCTATTAAAATAATacagaaaatatttatttaaatattcaaaatatagaTGAAATAAAAATACTTAAAAATAACTTATAAAAACTAAAAGAAGATGAAATCTTTAACATGCTAACGTTTACATATATCCCACTAAAAATACAAACACGAGTCCCTACAAAACAGATTCAATTATGATTTCAGTGAATTTAATTTGCCTAGTGTATGTTTGTCTAGTCTCCTAGACACATTGAGACATCACTTAACAAAACAATTAGTTTGAATGTTCAATGTATTTCTTCCAGAACGCATAGGATAAGGTCTCTTCTTGTGGGAAACCTCCCATGCTTTACTAGGTTAACAATAACTCAATCTCCATCTACATATAGGTTGTTAAATAATATTTAGATCACAAGTTTCCTTCAACAGGTCCCTGTCCATCATTAATGTTTGTGTGTTTTATAATTGATTCTCGCTGCTAATCGGCAATGCCATCCTGTCCACATTCTTGTATTTGTATTGCAAAATGATTGCCATAGTTGCCCTTTATCATCTTGTTCATGAATACATTTTGTTTCAAATAGAGTTTGTCAAGGGTACAAATCTTCCCAGCCCCCATGCAAAGAGTCTGGAATCACATTACAAAATTCAGCAGTGAGCACCATCAATTTAACTTCAATAAATATATAAGAACACCTAGATTCCCCATTCTCCACTCTACCCCACCTGAGAAGGCTTGATCTCAGTCACAACAAGCTGACAAGAAGGTTTCCACCCTTTTTTGCTGTTTGGAAGGTGCAGGTGTGGGGGATGTGCCTTGACATCCCTGGGAGACCAAGACATCCCCAGTTCTAGGAAAAATATGGGAAATCCCCTTTCGAGGGGCATCCCAATTTTATTAGAGATGAGCGACTTGGCCCTGGGAATgcacacttaaccaaatctaatgTTAAGGCGAGATCTTCAATGAGAAAACTTTTACTAAATTAGCCTTTCCGTATAGCTAAGAGCATTGTAAACTTTAAACATTATAACTAAAATCAGTGAGGATAAAAAGAAACACCAAATTCTTTTCTGATAATCAAATAAAATATCTGCTGAAAATTTCTTTAAATGTATAGCCATTAAGTAATTAACATTAAAGCTCATTTCATAACACAGCATTTTGCAAAATTTAAGTGTCTATTTCAGAACATTAAAACTCATTTCATTAAAAGGTATTTTTTTGAGATATCCAAATTTCAGTGGAAGCCATATTGCATAAAACACATTCGTAAACACACAGGCCACCCATGTTGCATAGTGCACTTGGACTTTTTTTCCATTTTTAGTTCTAGTTCTTGCTTTTAGATCATAAGAACTAACAAAATCTATTATATATTGTTACCTATGTCCCACACCATTTTCAAGATGGGACTAAAATGCATTTCAGGGATGCAAATCCAGGAGGCCATTTTTTGCCTATGGCTGTGTATCTTTGTGTATCTCTCTGTCTGTGTCTTATTGTgtggatatgtgtgtgtgtgtatgtgcatgtattTCCATGCAAGTGTGCAAattcacaaaagcttgcacccttgttgagctatcaactcagcaaccttgtgaaacatggaaacaaccccgaagtgtgggaccttgcgcaagggggtttaATCTTCGAAGGAagtcggcttccttctcaatccaggtgcaagtgttgaacgaactcaacacttcaaaacttactcctaagcctatcctaacaacttgcagaggaaaagggaagacagaaatgcttaaaataaaaggaggtgatgcaccaagataaaagattgtttctctccctacccgaaatgacacaaagaatcaactgaaatacccaggagatgcacaaactttagttgtatgagtgaccccaatgcatgtatggaagttagaattcgctgaatgtcaagaggggagaaggtttcccacaagtcacactcaaaaataaattaacacagcatatatgagagaaaagctacaaaacatacacctatgatgaaggtaagaaaacatacacagcatacataagttgaaagaaggcaagaatggtgatttcaattcattataaggccaatggccaaacttacaattgcaaaagtgcaagataaatacaagagaagtgaaagagcatagaatagctcaagccagcagggagagaaccctttacaatgaggcttaacaacctttatatagaaaactggTTACAAGAGTCATCGTGACCCTTGCGTGTGCAAGAAAATGTaagtctgggagtgcagggaagtgcatgcatcagacttttgtacatgcaagcaacctagccataccctgaaaatgcaaccttgagaagggtggattgactgacattccaaagtcagagcatgcagatatgacataagttaccacaacaagcatggccttgtacctctcttgatggaaatcctgccaaaatcttaaatgcacccctgtagctccacaaaagaaggtgcacaagtcaaaAAAGTCAttagagcatttaaagctttgagtgtcgatCATGCCATCCAGAAGTGTTGCAAGTCGGAAGGAAGTCCAAAGACTTCAGAAACTTgggttcccgaagtggggaagacaaggaaataacttcggaacctcgggttcCGGAGCTTCGGGGAAGAGGAAAGAGACGCAGCAGGGAACtacggaacctcggggttccgaagttccaagGAACTAGAGAAAAAAGGAAAGGagggaaggaacttcgaaacctcgaggTTCCAGAGTTCTGTGAAGGGGAAAGGAGACGctaggaaaggaacttcggaacctcggggttccggagttccgggaaagGAAAAGGCCAAGGagaggaacttcgaaacctcagggttccgaagttccagagaaaagaaaggtaaggctaaggaaggaacttcggaaccttggagtTCCGAAGTTTCGGGGAAGGGAAGAAGACTAAGAGGGAACTTCGAagcctcggggttccggagttccgaggaaggcaagggaaaggaacgGGTTCCGAAGTTTcaggaaggagaaaggagaggcagcaaagggaaggaactccaaaacctcggggttccggagtgcCAGGAAAGGAAAAAGAAGCTAAGGAAAAGACTTCCTCcaaacaagacaacacttcacaattCCTAATTCCACTGCTCTTCTCcctgatcaactggggcagcgccagtccatggatcgtatctctgattggttctctctgatggaccaagggtgtcataaaatgacattatttttggcgatttctgcgggatgcttgcctgctaagaatgaagtccagaagccttgagcatccattgggcaaTGAGTCATTgaaagacccaaaacatgtgtgtgccatcacttggaggaaaactggaaactagagcgcacaccctcttaaggagaatgcggcaggtgcacaagcacttattaaagcaaaacaacttctagtctaatatttacatagtcatcaacaccctcttcagaagcagggtttgagatgaatcccattcattgggattggaagaacttcgccatcaagcctagagagatgaaatgcattggcctacttgcaactagtgatgacatatggaccacttcagatagcatcaaatttggagtgtcgcccAGCTTTGGCTTTGTCTGCATCCcgcttgagaactagatctccctctttgaagatcCTATTAGTcgcctttttgtcaaaaactttCTTGACCTATTGTTGATGAGTCTCAAGTATATGCATAGCCTAGCTTCTAACCTCTTCCATCTCTATCA contains:
- the LOC131039017 gene encoding nucleotide-sugar uncharacterized transporter 2, producing the protein MKMKMRSVLGDTMKFIIGKEVYKGLKRKDSDAGERGRALEDLRSSLFSEFRTAEGAKRLQQRVCTPTVALTFNFIVAVSIIMMNKLLLGKVGFNYPIFLTLVHYTLSWLLLASLRAFSLLPASPPAKATPFSSLIALGVIMAFSNGLANVSLKYNSVGFYQMAKIAVTPTIVLSEFLLFGKRVSMQKVLALTVVSVGVAVATVTDLQFNLFGALVSLAWIMPSAANKILWSNLQQQDNWTALALMWKTTPITIFSLVAGMPWLDPPGLLSFDWNLPNILAIIFSAVLGFLLQWSGALALGATSATTHVVLGQFKTCVILLGGFLLFHNNPGFSSICGATVALGAMTVYTYLNLHETHESIGNKVPLKQNSFSSLKPKVNEDGPKENGGTESV